The Streptomyces pratensis genomic interval GAAGAAGGCCGACGCCTTCGCGCTGTACGGCGACGCCGCCGTCCTCCAGATGCTGGTCGAGGTGCTCCCGCAGGTCGTCGCCAAGGCGTCCGAGCCGCTGAGCGCCATCGACAAGCTGACGGTCATCTCGACGGACGGCGCCAGCCAGCTGTCCCGCACGGTGACGGACAACGTGGCCCAGGGGCTCGAGCTCCTCAACTCGACCACGGGCGTCGACCTGGGCGCACTGCTGAAGAACCTGCAGGGCAAGGCGGGCGGCACCGCTCCGGCGGTCCCCTCCCCCGCGTCCGGCGGCGAGAAGATCGAGATCAAGGACTGACCACGCGTCCCGTGTGCCCGGCCGGTGGCGGTTCACCGGCCGGGCACACCCATGTCCGCTCGCGCACTCCCGGGACGCGGGAGAGGGCGGCCGCGCCCGGGTCTCCGTTCAGCAGACCACCGTGACGCCCCGGCTCCGTCTTGTCGGGTACGGCGACCGTGCCGGCGCCCAGAACCCTCCTGAGGTTCGGCAGCAGTGGCAGATCGTCCGGCGAGCGGACGTCGAAGAGGTCGTCCTCACCGTCCCGGACGGGGGAGCACCCGCAGAACACCTGGTTCCCGCCGTCGAGGCCCAGCTCGTCCACCGTGGCCGGCAACTCGCCGCCGATCTCCAGCGCTTCGAAGTACGCACGGGACTCGTCGAGCACGGAGTGCTCCCAGCCGTTGTCGTACACATGGGAGTGGAGGTCGCCGACTGGCGCGGCGCGTGACCGCTCATCGATGCCGAAGACGGGGGTCGGCGTGCCTGCGCCGTAGATCAGCGCCTCGGCGACCATCAGCTCGAAGTCGAAGTCCTTGAACTCAGCCACGCCCGGATGGTTGTCGCGTCGCACCGACGGCGGGCCCGGCCCCGGACGCACGCACCGCTCAAGCCTGGGAGCCGGACCCGGAAGGCGAGTTGCGCAGCTCCTCGTTGATGCGCCGGGCTTCCTCGAGCTGGTCCTCGAGGATGACGATGCGGCAGGCTGCTCCGACGGCCGTGCCCTGATCGACCAGTTCGCGGGCACGGGCGGCGATCTTCAACTGATACCGGGAATACCGGCGGTGTCCGCCCTCCGAGCGCAGTGGAGTGATCAGGCGCTCCTCTCCGAGGGCGCGCAGGAACGCGGGCGTGGTGCCGAGCATCTCGGCGGCCCGGCCCATGGTGAAGGCGGGGAAGTCGTCGTCGTCCAGACGTCGGAACGAATCATCTGCGGGCATCGAGCCTCTCTCGGAACGCACTGGAGGGGCCTTGGTGCCATATGGCACCAAGGCCCCGAAGGAAACTGCTACACCATCTGCCGGCTTCCGTACCACGCCGGCCCTCTGTGTCCGCACGGCCGCCCGACACGCGGTCGGGGGTGCGGGGATCGCGAATGCTTGACCGGAGACCACCTGCCTGTCGATGTCCTGCGGTACCCGGACTCGGACGTCGTCCGACCGGGCGATCCTGATGGTGCTCAACCCCTCCGTTCTTCTCTCTTGACCGATGTGCCGGTACTGCTGTGGTGGCCCCTGATCACCGCGGGCCACCCGGTCCGGCCGTCAGTCCCGTCGCCATCCTTGACCGCCATGGCTCCG includes:
- a CDS encoding DUF6892 domain-containing protein, encoding MAEFKDFDFELMVAEALIYGAGTPTPVFGIDERSRAAPVGDLHSHVYDNGWEHSVLDESRAYFEALEIGGELPATVDELGLDGGNQVFCGCSPVRDGEDDLFDVRSPDDLPLLPNLRRVLGAGTVAVPDKTEPGRHGGLLNGDPGAAALSRVPGVRERTWVCPAGEPPPAGHTGRVVSP
- a CDS encoding MerR family transcriptional regulator, encoding MPADDSFRRLDDDDFPAFTMGRAAEMLGTTPAFLRALGEERLITPLRSEGGHRRYSRYQLKIAARARELVDQGTAVGAACRIVILEDQLEEARRINEELRNSPSGSGSQA